From the genome of Ptychodera flava strain L36383 chromosome 20, AS_Pfla_20210202, whole genome shotgun sequence, one region includes:
- the LOC139120093 gene encoding methylated-DNA--protein-cysteine methyltransferase-like, with the protein MAQACTLSTARLSSPIGEIIVNACSKGVHKIQLSAAESPRYKEGLSDKVVEIERDDGQSPVLNQCVGWLKVYFSDIDEARKMTLPPLHVTTMKPDSFTANVWKTLTEEIPVGQTISYGELAGMVGNVKASRAVGGAMRLNQVPLIIPCHRVIGSQGKLGNYMSDKGIPIKKWLLRHEGVTGF; encoded by the exons ATGGCTCAGGCGTGCACATTGTCCACGGCTCGATTATCAAGCCCTATCGGTGAGATCATCGTAAATGCTTGCAGTAAAGGTGTGcataaaatacaactttcagcGGCGGAATCCCCGCGTTACAAAGAAGG ATTGTCAGATAAAGTGGTAGAGATCGAAAGAGATGATGGTCAGTCTCCAGTACTAAACCAGTGCGTAGGTTGgttgaaagtgtatttttctGACATCGATGAAGCTAGAAAGATGACTTTGCCACCGTTGCATGTCACAACTATGAAACCAG ATTCTTTCACTGCCAACGTATGGAAAACTCTCACAGAGGAGATACCAGTCGGGCAGACCATATCCTATGGAGAGTTGGCTGGCATGGTGGGCAACGTGAAGGCCAGCCgtgccgttggtggcgctatgAGGCTGAACCAAGTACCTCTGATTATTCCATGTCATCGGGTCATCGGCAGCCAGGGTAAACTGGGTAACTACATGTCAGACAAAGGAATTCCGATCAAAAAATGGTTACTCAGACACGAGGGAGTTACAGGGTTTTAG